The Candidatus Omnitrophota bacterium genome window below encodes:
- the radA gene encoding DNA repair protein RadA, giving the protein MMKTKTVFSCSSCGYQSPKWLGKCPDCNSWNSFCEEDYTLPSSGIKERTSLYKDGPVLLRDVVVKDEDRLKTNIVELDRVLGGGIVKGSVILIGGDPGVGKSTISLQVSNHLTKQGIGVLYVSGEESVAQTKLRAKRLGESGSDNLYIVNQTDLSLIVEYIRKLKPLVVIIDSIQVIFDSGISSSPGSVSQVRECAGILTQLAKTTGTSIFIIGHVTKEGTLAGPRVLEHIVDTVLYFEGDRFAIYRILRAVKNRFGSTNEIGVFEMGLQGLSEVKNPSEIFLSERPSNVSGTIVTSILEGTRPLLVEIQSLVSRSSFGYARRRAQGFDFNRLSLLVAVLEKRMGLALEAEDIFVNVAGGIKIEDPAADLAVSAVIASSFREQVVMPKTVVLGEVGLSGEIRSISQVTTRINEAQKLGFKHCILPKNGTKNLVVKTTDMEIIPVSTLKEALDIILGSSVKLQGEIKK; this is encoded by the coding sequence ATAATGAAAACAAAAACGGTTTTTAGCTGTTCAAGTTGCGGGTATCAATCACCGAAATGGCTGGGTAAGTGCCCGGATTGTAACAGCTGGAATTCTTTTTGCGAAGAGGATTATACTCTCCCATCTAGTGGCATTAAGGAAAGGACATCTCTGTATAAAGATGGCCCAGTACTTTTAAGGGATGTTGTAGTTAAAGATGAAGACAGGTTAAAGACTAATATTGTTGAATTGGATCGGGTTCTGGGAGGAGGGATTGTGAAGGGGTCGGTAATTTTAATCGGTGGAGACCCCGGGGTTGGTAAATCTACTATTTCTTTACAGGTTTCCAATCATTTGACTAAGCAGGGCATAGGCGTGCTTTATGTGAGCGGTGAAGAAAGCGTGGCTCAAACTAAGTTACGCGCAAAACGCCTTGGTGAATCAGGCTCAGACAATCTTTATATTGTTAATCAGACGGATTTATCCTTAATTGTCGAATACATAAGAAAATTAAAACCACTTGTTGTAATTATTGATTCAATCCAGGTTATTTTTGATTCTGGAATTAGTTCTTCTCCGGGAAGTGTCAGCCAAGTAAGAGAGTGTGCTGGAATCCTGACGCAGTTAGCCAAAACTACCGGTACCTCAATTTTTATTATCGGCCATGTCACTAAAGAAGGCACTTTGGCCGGCCCACGTGTTTTAGAACATATCGTGGATACGGTGCTATATTTTGAGGGGGATCGTTTTGCGATTTACAGAATATTACGAGCGGTAAAAAACAGGTTTGGTTCAACTAATGAAATCGGCGTGTTTGAAATGGGGCTGCAGGGTTTGTCGGAAGTAAAAAATCCATCCGAGATTTTTCTTTCTGAGCGGCCGAGCAATGTATCTGGTACGATTGTAACTTCGATTCTGGAGGGAACGCGCCCTCTTTTGGTAGAAATTCAGTCGTTGGTTTCAAGGAGTTCTTTTGGCTATGCGCGCAGGCGAGCGCAAGGTTTTGATTTTAACCGGCTTTCGCTATTGGTAGCTGTTTTGGAAAAACGCATGGGCCTTGCCCTTGAGGCAGAGGATATATTTGTTAATGTTGCTGGAGGTATAAAAATAGAAGATCCGGCAGCGGATTTAGCGGTAAGTGCGGTAATTGCCTCAAGTTTTCGGGAGCAGGTGGTTATGCCCAAGACAGTAGTTTTGGGAGAGGTAGGTTTAAGCGGCGAGATCAGGAGTATTTCACAGGTAACTACGCGTATAAATGAAGCCCAAAAGTTAGGTTTTAAACATTGTATATTGCCAAAAAACGGTACTAAGAATTTAGTAGTTAAAACAACAGATATGGAGATTATTCCTGTTTCTACTTTGAAAGAGGCTTTAGATATTATTTTAGGTTCGTCGGTTAAACTGCAAGGAGAGATTAAGAAATGA
- the ispF gene encoding 2-C-methyl-D-erythritol 2,4-cyclodiphosphate synthase: MQYKVGIGYDIHRLIEGRPLFLGAVEIPYFKGLLGHSDGDALIHALCDALLGALALGDIGEHFPDTDPKYQGIASSKLLMSVKGLVEKSGYKINNLDLIIIAQEPTLIPFKKQMREKICALLDITEEAVNIKAKTNEGLGAVGNKEAIACYAVVSLVKGG; encoded by the coding sequence ATGCAATATAAAGTTGGTATAGGTTACGATATTCATCGTTTAATTGAAGGCAGGCCTCTGTTTTTAGGGGCAGTTGAAATCCCTTATTTTAAAGGCCTTTTGGGACATTCCGACGGCGATGCTTTGATACATGCGCTTTGTGATGCCTTATTGGGCGCCTTGGCATTGGGCGATATTGGAGAGCATTTTCCAGATACTGACCCTAAGTATCAGGGAATCGCAAGTAGTAAGTTGCTGATGAGTGTTAAAGGATTGGTGGAAAAAAGCGGCTATAAAATCAATAATCTTGATTTAATTATTATTGCCCAGGAACCAACGCTTATTCCATTTAAGAAACAGATGAGGGAAAAGATTTGTGCCCTTTTGGATATTACGGAAGAGGCTGTAAATATAAAGGCCAAAACAAACGAGGGATTGGGCGCGGTGGGAAACAAGGAGGCAATTGCCTGTTATGCGGTAGTTTCTTTGGTCAAAGGAGGATAG
- a CDS encoding ABC transporter ATP-binding protein: MIEILNLKKKFNNNLVLSGLTLKVETGHTCVIIGRSGCGKSVLLKHIVGLLRPDSGKVLVDGKEVAVLKELELTVLRSKISMVFQGGALFDSMNVAENVGFSLFEHTHIDQKEILDRVEESLSLVGLGGIGNLMPSELSGGMKKRVALARAICIKPEILLYDEPTTGVDPITADSINELIRSLHDKLKVTSFVVTHDMKSAYHIADKIAMMYKGKIVLEGTPEEIQKTTDPVVHQFINGLSKGPITESTDTFK; this comes from the coding sequence ATGATAGAAATACTGAATTTAAAAAAGAAATTCAATAATAACTTAGTTTTAAGCGGGCTAACTTTAAAAGTGGAAACCGGCCACACCTGCGTAATTATCGGAAGAAGCGGTTGCGGAAAATCAGTATTACTTAAACATATAGTTGGGTTATTAAGGCCGGACAGCGGTAAAGTTTTAGTAGATGGCAAGGAAGTTGCCGTTTTGAAAGAATTAGAATTAACCGTCTTGCGTTCTAAAATCAGTATGGTATTTCAGGGAGGAGCGCTTTTTGATTCGATGAATGTTGCTGAAAATGTTGGTTTTAGTTTATTTGAACATACACATATTGATCAGAAAGAAATCTTAGACCGGGTAGAAGAGTCTTTATCTTTGGTAGGTTTAGGAGGCATTGGTAATCTTATGCCTTCGGAATTAAGCGGAGGCATGAAGAAGCGTGTGGCTTTAGCGCGGGCAATTTGCATAAAACCTGAGATTCTTCTTTATGATGAGCCGACAACAGGAGTGGACCCTATTACCGCAGATAGTATTAATGAGCTTATTCGTTCATTACATGACAAATTGAAGGTTACTTCTTTTGTAGTTACGCATGATATGAAAAGCGCCTATCATATCGCTGACAAGATTGCTATGATGTATAAAGGAAAAATAGTTTTAGAGGGGACTCCTGAAGAGATTCAGAAGACCACCGATCCGGTAGTGCATCAGTTTATTAATGGGCTTTCTAAAGGCCCCATAACCGAATCAACTGATACTTTTAAATAA
- a CDS encoding PIN domain nuclease, translating into MNLLLARLLFILGSMAIGYQTVVLNGSGLIGMIIGALVALVMIIIEAGLRKVSVSGLSSAVFGLILGLIMAKLVGDAFSLTPMDPIILSRIRVGLTLIFCYLGMVMALRGKDEFNIIIPYVRLRRQDQSQDVVLLDTSVIIDGRIVDICKTRFLGGKIIIPKFVLRELQQIADSTDSIKRQRGRRGLEILNVIQNESGMDITIHEQDFTETSEVDAKLVLLAKLLEAKILTVDFNLNRVASIQGIKVLNINELANALKPVVFPGEEMHIKLIKEGKEHNQAVGYLDDGTMVVVEDARRLIGQDVKVAVTSVLQTQAGRMIFTKLEKNNA; encoded by the coding sequence ATGAATCTATTATTAGCGCGGCTTTTATTTATCTTAGGTAGTATGGCTATTGGTTACCAGACTGTGGTATTAAATGGTTCTGGTTTAATCGGTATGATAATCGGTGCTTTAGTGGCGTTGGTAATGATTATTATCGAAGCAGGCCTGCGCAAGGTTTCGGTAAGTGGGCTATCCAGCGCAGTATTTGGATTAATTTTAGGTTTGATTATGGCAAAGCTGGTGGGGGATGCTTTTAGCCTTACTCCTATGGATCCAATTATACTTTCCAGGATCAGGGTAGGGTTGACTTTAATTTTTTGTTATCTTGGCATGGTGATGGCTTTGCGGGGAAAAGATGAATTTAATATTATTATTCCGTATGTGCGCCTAAGAAGGCAGGATCAGTCGCAGGATGTAGTGCTGCTGGATACTAGTGTGATTATCGACGGCAGAATTGTAGATATATGTAAGACTCGTTTCTTAGGAGGCAAAATCATTATTCCTAAATTTGTGCTTAGGGAATTACAGCAGATTGCTGATTCAACTGATTCGATTAAACGCCAAAGAGGCAGGCGTGGCCTTGAGATTCTTAATGTTATCCAGAATGAATCAGGGATGGATATTACTATTCATGAGCAGGATTTTACCGAGACTAGCGAAGTTGACGCTAAGTTAGTTTTGTTGGCTAAATTGCTTGAGGCTAAAATTCTTACCGTTGATTTTAATCTAAACCGTGTAGCCAGTATCCAGGGGATTAAAGTTTTAAATATTAATGAACTGGCAAATGCCTTAAAGCCTGTAGTTTTTCCAGGTGAGGAGATGCATATTAAGCTAATCAAAGAAGGCAAGGAGCATAATCAGGCAGTAGGTTACCTTGATGATGGCACAATGGTTGTAGTTGAAGATGCCCGCCGGTTGATTGGCCAAGATGTCAAGGTGGCGGTAACTTCGGTTTTACAGACTCAAGCCGGCAGGATGATTTTTACAAAGCTTGAAAAAAATAATGCTTAG
- the ispD gene encoding 2-C-methyl-D-erythritol 4-phosphate cytidylyltransferase — MKKIMLSAVILAAGSGRRLNAPVEKPLVGIGGKPVIFYSLALFDKHLDIDEIIVVVNAQNKQAIAKVIKKYSFKKIKALCLGGRRRQDSVYAGIKAASLSCDWILIHDCARPFVSSKLITKVVSAAEKTKAAILGVPVKATIKSIKNGGIVDRTLDRNNLWEIQTPQVFKKELILKAYNRYIKEDFTDDASLVEKLGAKVKIVQGSCENIKITTKEDLLFAKVIVKNRLL, encoded by the coding sequence TTGAAAAAAATAATGCTTAGCGCAGTTATTTTGGCTGCAGGATCCGGAAGGCGGCTTAATGCGCCGGTAGAGAAACCTTTGGTAGGAATTGGTGGGAAACCGGTAATATTTTATTCTCTGGCGTTGTTTGACAAACATCTGGATATAGATGAAATTATTGTAGTTGTTAACGCCCAAAATAAGCAAGCAATAGCCAAGGTTATTAAGAAGTATTCATTTAAAAAAATAAAGGCTTTATGTTTGGGCGGTAGGCGCAGGCAGGATTCAGTGTATGCGGGCATTAAGGCGGCTAGCTTAAGTTGTGATTGGATATTAATTCATGATTGTGCACGGCCATTCGTTAGTAGTAAACTCATTACTAAGGTTGTTTCGGCAGCAGAAAAAACTAAAGCGGCTATTTTAGGAGTACCGGTTAAAGCAACCATTAAAAGTATTAAAAATGGAGGTATCGTCGATAGAACACTAGACAGAAATAATTTATGGGAGATCCAGACTCCCCAGGTTTTTAAAAAAGAGTTAATCCTTAAGGCATATAATAGATACATAAAAGAAGATTTTACTGATGATGCTTCTCTGGTTGAAAAATTGGGCGCAAAGGTAAAGATTGTCCAGGGAAGTTGTGAAAATATAAAAATTACAACCAAAGAAGATCTCCTGTTTGCAAAAGTAATTGTTAAGAATAGACTGTTGTGA
- a CDS encoding ABC transporter permease has translation MFTLFFIDLGRRIISFMYFFGGLANLTAQTVYLTFKPPYKYGHIIEQSKKTGYESFPIVSVVALFIGFIFALQSAYFMQKLGSEMYIASLVALAIVRELGPVITALVVAGRVGASHTAELGSMQVTEQIDALETLATNPVKYLVVPRFVALSLMLPILTLYANIIGIMGSYLICVLKLGITSSMYMNITFNALLYKDLFTGLFKAWIFGMIIALVSCYEGFNVEGGAEGVGKATTRSVVITFLMIIAADCLFTAVFYFIFP, from the coding sequence ATGTTTACATTATTTTTTATAGATCTAGGCCGTAGAATAATTTCTTTTATGTATTTTTTTGGTGGTTTAGCCAATTTAACCGCGCAGACTGTATATTTGACGTTTAAGCCTCCGTATAAGTATGGCCATATAATCGAGCAATCCAAGAAAACCGGTTATGAAAGCTTTCCAATTGTTTCGGTGGTTGCTCTTTTTATTGGTTTTATTTTTGCGTTGCAGTCGGCGTATTTTATGCAGAAGTTAGGCTCAGAGATGTATATTGCTAGCCTCGTAGCCTTAGCTATTGTGCGCGAATTAGGCCCGGTAATTACGGCCTTGGTTGTTGCAGGCCGAGTTGGGGCCTCCCATACTGCCGAACTTGGATCCATGCAGGTTACCGAACAGATTGATGCTTTGGAGACTCTGGCGACTAATCCTGTAAAATATCTGGTCGTCCCGCGTTTTGTGGCTTTGAGCCTGATGCTTCCCATTCTTACGTTATATGCCAATATTATCGGCATAATGGGAAGTTACCTTATTTGCGTCCTAAAACTTGGGATTACCAGCAGTATGTATATGAACATAACTTTTAACGCGCTGCTCTATAAAGATTTATTTACCGGATTATTTAAAGCCTGGATTTTTGGGATGATTATTGCTTTGGTAAGCTGCTATGAAGGTTTTAATGTTGAGGGCGGGGCAGAGGGAGTTGGTAAAGCAACTACACGTTCGGTCGTGATTACATTCTTGATGATAATTGCAGCCGACTGTCTTTTTACAGCGGTGTTTTATTTTATTTTTCCTTAA
- the cysE gene encoding serine O-acetyltransferase — MKLALISIIFYADIRAAQRRDPAAKSFMEVIFLYPGLHALIYYRIAHFLYQAHLFFLARLLSQIARFSTGIEIHPGAKIGKRFFIDHGLGVVIGETAVIGDDVLLYQGSTLGGTGIVKGKRHPTVGNNVVVGAGAKVLGNITIGDNSYIGANAVVIKDVPANSTVVGVPGRITKQDGKKIDVSLDHMHTLDPIMQSIEELQDRIKELEKNK, encoded by the coding sequence ATTAAGCTTGCGCTTATTTCCATAATTTTTTATGCAGACATAAGGGCGGCGCAAAGAAGAGACCCTGCGGCAAAAAGTTTTATGGAGGTAATTTTTCTGTATCCAGGGCTGCATGCTTTGATCTATTATCGTATCGCGCATTTTTTATATCAGGCGCATTTATTTTTTCTGGCGCGCCTTTTATCGCAAATCGCCAGGTTTTCTACCGGTATTGAGATTCACCCCGGAGCAAAAATCGGCAAAAGGTTTTTTATTGATCATGGTTTAGGTGTAGTGATCGGAGAGACTGCGGTTATCGGAGATGATGTTCTGCTTTATCAAGGGTCAACTTTAGGCGGTACGGGGATTGTTAAGGGGAAACGCCATCCTACTGTTGGTAATAATGTGGTAGTCGGAGCAGGAGCGAAAGTCTTGGGTAATATTACTATCGGAGATAATTCTTATATAGGGGCAAATGCGGTGGTAATCAAAGATGTTCCTGCCAACTCCACGGTGGTAGGCGTTCCCGGGAGGATTACTAAGCAGGACGGTAAAAAAATAGATGTAAGCCTGGATCATATGCATACATTGGATCCGATCATGCAGTCAATCGAAGAGCTGCAGGATAGGATTAAAGAGTTAGAAAAGAATAAATAA
- a CDS encoding protein arginine kinase: MQINDLINHTSEWLKGTGPNSDVVISSRIRLARNLNNFAFPHWANKAQLDEIVNKTSLAMSTVELLKNSTLFRLVDLDSIDKQFLVERHLMSIEHTQKTEQKAVLVNDEENIAVMINEEDHLRIQLMQSGFNLFEAWNIINSIDDSLAKILDFAYLEDFGYLTACPTNTGTGMRGSVMLHLPALVMSRQIERVLAAIAKLSFTTRGLYGEGTQASGNFFQISNQVSLGHSENEIIENINGLIRQIIEQETQAREIILSKSKDLLEDRVNRSLGILKSARIITSQETIELLSMVRLGSDLGMVKDIDRRTINELFIITQPAHLQKLENKKLSSPERDLKRAELIRKKLNLL, from the coding sequence ATGCAGATTAATGACCTAATAAATCATACTAGTGAATGGCTTAAGGGTACAGGTCCGAATTCGGATGTGGTTATCTCTAGTAGAATACGCTTGGCAAGGAATCTTAATAATTTTGCTTTCCCTCATTGGGCTAATAAAGCCCAATTGGATGAGATTGTAAATAAAACTAGCCTTGCAATGTCAACAGTCGAATTGCTTAAAAACTCCACGCTTTTTAGATTGGTGGATTTAGACAGCATAGATAAACAGTTTTTAGTCGAAAGACACCTTATGTCTATTGAGCACACCCAGAAAACAGAGCAGAAGGCGGTATTGGTTAATGATGAGGAAAATATTGCGGTGATGATCAATGAAGAGGATCATTTACGCATTCAATTGATGCAATCAGGATTTAATCTTTTTGAGGCCTGGAATATTATTAACAGTATCGATGACTCTTTGGCAAAAATTTTGGATTTTGCCTACTTGGAAGATTTTGGGTATCTTACTGCTTGCCCTACTAATACCGGCACCGGTATGCGCGGTTCAGTGATGCTGCATTTACCGGCGCTGGTAATGAGCCGTCAAATCGAGCGGGTACTGGCGGCAATAGCCAAATTAAGTTTTACTACGCGCGGACTCTATGGTGAAGGCACTCAGGCTAGCGGTAATTTTTTCCAGATTTCTAATCAGGTTTCTTTAGGGCATAGTGAAAATGAGATTATTGAGAATATCAACGGTCTCATCCGGCAGATTATCGAGCAGGAGACGCAGGCAAGAGAGATTATACTTTCTAAAAGTAAGGATCTTTTGGAGGACAGGGTTAACCGCAGCCTTGGTATTTTAAAAAGCGCCCGTATCATTACCAGCCAAGAGACAATTGAATTGTTGTCTATGGTCAGGTTGGGAAGCGATTTGGGGATGGTTAAAGATATTGACCGCCGTACGATTAACGAACTTTTTATTATTACCCAGCCGGCGCACTTGCAAAAATTGGAGAATAAGAAACTTTCATCACCAGAGAGAGATTTAAAGAGGGCAGAGTTAATTCGAAAGAAACTTAATCTATTATAA
- a CDS encoding MlaD family protein, producing the protein MVFGKTKLELKVGIFVFIGLVILVIFILSIGGFKTWSSGYRININFNFVNGIKVGAPVRFAGVDVGAVKRIKLEFVPQENRSNVQLEVWIRSIIKIPSDSTVWVNTLGLLGEKYVEIIPGADYVNSLTDNQSLTGIDPLPIHEIFNRAENIMRNLDEGLAQIRNKEGSLGKLVYDDKLYNELEALVTDVRKNPWKLFFKTKEKK; encoded by the coding sequence ATGGTTTTCGGAAAAACTAAATTAGAGTTAAAGGTTGGTATTTTTGTTTTTATAGGCCTGGTAATTTTAGTTATTTTTATATTATCGATTGGAGGATTTAAAACCTGGAGCTCCGGGTATCGGATTAATATCAATTTTAATTTTGTCAATGGAATTAAGGTTGGTGCGCCGGTGCGTTTTGCCGGAGTCGATGTTGGGGCGGTTAAAAGAATCAAATTGGAATTTGTGCCGCAAGAAAACCGTTCGAATGTACAGCTAGAAGTTTGGATCAGGAGTATTATTAAAATTCCTTCGGATTCCACTGTTTGGGTTAATACTCTGGGTTTATTGGGTGAAAAATATGTCGAAATAATACCAGGGGCAGATTATGTTAATTCTCTTACCGATAACCAATCCTTGACCGGGATCGATCCACTACCTATACATGAGATATTTAACAGGGCCGAGAATATAATGCGTAATTTAGATGAAGGGCTTGCCCAAATCAGGAATAAAGAGGGTTCATTAGGCAAGCTTGTTTATGATGATAAACTTTATAATGAATTGGAAGCCTTAGTTACCGATGTACGTAAGAATCCTTGGAAGCTATTTTTCAAAACTAAAGAGAAGAAATAA
- a CDS encoding ATP-dependent Clp protease ATP-binding subunit, translating to MFNRFTERARKVIILAKEEARRFNHDYIGTEHILLGLIREGEGVAAAVLQKLDISLENIRIEIEKLVQPGPTTQIIGDIPFTPRAKKALELAAEEARSLGHNYIGTEHLLLGLIREGEGIASQVLLNLGMDLNSVRNEVMGLLGSSLPGMGSGGGAAAAKSKTPALDAFGRDLTALARDNKLDPVINRKQEIERVIQILSRRTKNNPVLLGEAGVGKTAIVEGLAQSIIAGNVPEILRGKRLIVLDLALMVAGTKYRGQFEERIKAIMEEIKRSQDIIIFIDELHTLVGAGAAEGAIDASNIMKPALSRGEMQCIGATTMDEYRKYIEKDAALERRFQTIMVEPPNIEQTIEILKGLRDKYEAHHRVTFKDEALEAAAKLSDRYISGRFMPDKAIDLIDEAGSRARLNVLIVPDDIKKIEANVESLRKEKEAYIKSQDFEKAASLRDQERIARQELEKLNKEWSQAKDKMRPEVTEEDIAKILAQWTGIPIFRLEEKESEKLLKIEEELHKRVVGQNEAIEAIAHAVRRSRAGIKDPRRPIGSFIFLGPTGVGKTLLARALAEFMFGDEDALLQLDMSEYMEKFNVSRLIGAPPGYVGYEEGGQLTERVRRRPYAVILLDEIEKAHPDVFNLLLQVFEEGRLTDSFGRKVDFKNTIIIMTSNVGAELIRKTGSLGFRAQKEEATYEDMKDKLLESVKHAFKPEFLNRVDDIIVFRQLVKEDLSAIIDIEIGYVIQRLKDQNLTLEVTREAKDLLIEKGFDPVFGARPLKRTIQRFLEDPLAGEIISKKYKEGSSIKVTRKNEELVFE from the coding sequence ATGTTTAATCGTTTTACTGAGAGAGCAAGAAAAGTAATTATTTTGGCAAAGGAAGAGGCAAGGCGTTTTAATCATGATTATATCGGTACCGAGCATATATTATTGGGATTGATTCGCGAAGGGGAGGGAGTGGCTGCTGCGGTATTACAGAAGTTAGATATTTCTTTAGAAAATATCAGGATTGAGATTGAGAAACTGGTGCAGCCTGGCCCGACTACCCAAATTATCGGGGATATTCCTTTTACTCCGCGGGCAAAGAAAGCTTTAGAGCTAGCTGCAGAAGAAGCCCGCTCACTTGGGCATAATTATATCGGTACTGAACATCTCCTGTTGGGCTTAATCCGCGAAGGTGAAGGTATTGCTTCGCAGGTATTGTTAAATTTAGGCATGGATTTAAATTCCGTGCGTAATGAGGTAATGGGTCTTTTGGGTTCTTCTCTGCCGGGAATGGGTTCTGGTGGCGGCGCTGCTGCGGCAAAATCAAAAACTCCTGCCCTTGATGCTTTTGGCCGGGATCTTACGGCGTTGGCTCGGGATAATAAGTTGGATCCGGTGATTAACCGTAAACAAGAAATTGAAAGAGTGATTCAAATCTTAAGCCGTAGGACTAAAAACAATCCGGTGCTTTTAGGCGAAGCTGGAGTCGGTAAAACCGCTATTGTTGAGGGGCTAGCCCAATCAATTATAGCCGGTAATGTTCCTGAGATCTTAAGGGGTAAACGTTTAATAGTTTTGGATTTAGCATTGATGGTTGCCGGGACTAAATACCGCGGACAGTTTGAGGAAAGAATCAAAGCAATTATGGAAGAGATTAAACGTTCGCAGGATATAATTATTTTTATCGATGAATTGCATACTTTAGTGGGTGCCGGAGCCGCAGAAGGGGCAATCGATGCTTCTAATATTATGAAGCCCGCGCTTTCACGCGGAGAAATGCAATGTATCGGCGCAACTACTATGGATGAGTACCGTAAATATATTGAAAAAGACGCTGCCTTAGAGCGTAGATTTCAAACGATTATGGTTGAGCCGCCTAATATTGAACAGACGATTGAGATTTTAAAGGGCCTGCGTGATAAATATGAAGCCCACCATAGAGTTACCTTTAAGGATGAGGCTCTGGAGGCTGCGGCAAAATTATCCGATCGATATATTTCTGGAAGATTTATGCCGGATAAAGCCATTGATTTAATTGATGAAGCAGGATCGCGCGCGCGTTTAAATGTCTTGATTGTTCCTGATGACATAAAGAAGATAGAGGCCAATGTCGAATCATTAAGGAAAGAAAAAGAGGCTTATATCAAGAGCCAGGATTTTGAAAAAGCTGCCTCCCTTAGGGATCAGGAGCGTATTGCCCGTCAGGAATTGGAAAAATTAAATAAGGAGTGGAGCCAGGCCAAAGATAAAATGCGGCCGGAGGTTACCGAGGAGGATATTGCCAAGATTCTGGCGCAGTGGACGGGGATTCCAATTTTTAGGCTGGAAGAAAAAGAAAGCGAAAAACTTCTCAAAATCGAAGAAGAATTACATAAGCGGGTGGTTGGCCAGAATGAAGCAATAGAAGCAATTGCTCATGCGGTAAGGCGATCAAGGGCGGGGATTAAAGATCCCAGACGGCCAATAGGCTCATTTATATTCTTGGGGCCTACCGGTGTCGGAAAAACTCTGCTTGCCCGGGCTTTAGCTGAATTTATGTTTGGTGACGAAGACGCGTTGTTACAGCTGGATATGTCTGAGTATATGGAGAAGTTTAATGTTTCCCGCCTGATTGGTGCTCCTCCAGGATATGTCGGATACGAGGAGGGAGGCCAGCTTACGGAACGAGTTCGCCGCAGGCCTTATGCGGTTATACTTTTGGATGAAATTGAAAAAGCGCATCCGGATGTTTTTAATTTACTGCTGCAGGTTTTTGAAGAGGGCCGGCTTACTGACAGCTTTGGCCGAAAAGTGGATTTTAAAAATACGATTATTATTATGACCTCTAATGTCGGCGCGGAATTAATCCGTAAGACCGGTTCTCTTGGATTTAGAGCGCAGAAGGAGGAGGCAACTTATGAGGATATGAAGGATAAGTTACTTGAGTCGGTTAAGCATGCTTTTAAACCGGAGTTTTTAAATCGCGTTGATGATATTATAGTTTTTAGGCAGTTAGTCAAAGAGGATCTTTCAGCCATCATCGATATTGAGATCGGTTATGTTATCCAGCGCCTAAAGGATCAAAATCTAACTTTAGAGGTTACCAGGGAGGCTAAGGATCTTTTGATTGAAAAAGGATTTGATCCGGTTTTTGGCGCTCGGCCCTTAAAAAGGACTATTCAAAGATTCCTGGAAGATCCGTTGGCAGGAGAGATTATCTCTAAAAAATATAAGGAGGGCTCTTCGATCAAAGTAACGCGTAAAAATGAAGAGCTAGTTTTTGAATAA